The DNA region tctttgtttgttttgctagaatcttttgatgtgtgtgttcttgtgctagggattccactttgattcaaattgaggaaccattgccatgagaTTCTAAGAGAGAAAGATCCAAGATACATTTGGGAGCTTttcaagagttcatttgattgatgattgcttgagtttatgcttataTGATTGCCTGTgccaaaggatgggagctacttggatcatcaatatgatctcaagagaggaactccatttgtggtctttTTTCTTATCTCTTctctcttgtatgtttaggactctagacattcttcttcttctctccactctaacccaagccaaaacttttgtgcaaacatttaacacttgttttaACAGTAGAAActtaagccttatgcttttgattttcaaaatcttcctttcataacacttatcttgaattgaacttctaagtcaactttgaccatttttgcaaatacttttcattggtaaatataacccattcaaatgtctttttgcggtttcaatggccactctcttaatccaaacttttcataacctttagctacTAGATTTGAGTTATacttgtggtagatgtaatactcacctatatccttagtgatggacaatgagtcttccatgcttattatagggttaacccctcactagtatgttgaacctatcctcacatggtggatttgtggttttaggttgagttttctcccttggataacaaaagaccttaaggcttttggaccaatcaattcaccaactcatttttgagatttttaccccgaactacgaggttttgattctaatctttttttaagatggtacgtaggcaatgggtttatccatccaaacacaaaatgtaaataaacttgtatattctcttcagtcatgtttgcacaaataaattttcacaaattaccaaccttacaacaagtatgaaaagggctccctaggagtacctaggatgttttgggtgcttaaaaccttcccattgcataaccaacccccttaccaagatctctgacatttttactagtttttgattcgataaaacttttaggtttttgttcgctttctaaccattcctttggataaatagaagtgcggtggcgactcgacttgtatgatttaccttggatttagtcaatatctctaatggtaacgaataccccgaTACAGATAGTAGGGGGAGAAACAAATACAGTAACCACAAACATGGACTTTCCTAAAGTCTTTGCTTCCAACTTCATTGAAGTCTTTAGGAATATTCATGAGGAATTCCTTTATTAGTTGAGGATAGAATGAGCTTAGACCAATGACAGGTTTCATTATTAGGGCATATTGTAGTAGTTCAATAATCTCTTTAAACTTTAAAGCCTTTTGAAATAGCTCCCTTTTAGGGGTTATCCTTCTATGATAGACATATTTCCACTTTAACACAAACTCCTCAGAGTGGAAAGAGACTTTGTCCATATGTGTAAGAGGTACATCAAAAGGAATCTTCTTCCTCcaacaatatttttatttttattcacATAACTGATCATAATGTTGTCCATGGTGTCATCCACATCTTCTTCGAAAATCTCCATAGTTAGAGCAACCTTCCTCTTTAGAGTGGACTTCTTCTTGGCAGTTAACTTATTGGCAACATCAacttcctttttcttttttcctaATTTTTATTTCTTCTTGGTTGTCTTCATAGCCTTAGGAGTCAACCCTTTTTGGTGGAGGTCCTTTTAGGCTTGAGAGAAGCTTTTATCTTTTTTGCCTTTTGTTTACCCTTCTTCGCAGACTTCTTCTTCTTGGCATATACAGGATCAACAAGGACTTCAACAATATTTTTCCCAATATCTTCATTCATATTGTCACTTACATAATTGTCAATATTGTCTTTAGGATTGATGTTAACaattttctcttcatcttcattaaCATTGTTCTCATAGGTAGTATTATCATAATCTTTTTGTATAGGAGACCCAATCTCCAAAATGTTGGACTGATTGTCTATCACATTATCCTTAACATATTATGTTGCAACACTGGTTTATTGGGTATCAATATCaacaaaattttgaaaattttcctcAACAGGGACCTCATTTACATTCTCCGTATCTTCCTCATCATCAATAGGTTTTCCATCATCAGGATCTACATCATTAGCAAAGTTTGAATCTTCAAATTTTTATTTCTCCACCAAAGGTATGTCAACATCATTGTTGACAATATCATTCTCATCATTATCCCGACTAGCGACAAGCTCTTCACCATTGTAGTCCTCCGTATCCATATGATAATCATGAAGAATATCATATATAAAGGTATCTATAACAGGTTCACTCACAGGTTCATTAACATGATTCTCATTAAACATCTTATCAACATCATCTTCCCTAGGTGGCTCATCACATGCATGAATGGAGTCTAAGTTTGGGTAATATTCTCAGCATCAACATCTTGTGTTTTTGAAACCTCTGTAGCTATCTCAGATACATTCTTAATCACATTATCGACACTAGGTTTAGTAGTATTACTTGAAATGTCGATTGGTACAACCATCTGATTTGGTTACTTCAAGAACTTCCTTGGTAGCTTGAGTGGTTGGTTGAGATTGATTTTCATAAACTTTATCGCCTTTGAGGATAGTTCTCCAACTTTCtttaacttcttctttttcacCTCTTTAGGAGGATtcatgggggggggggggggggatcTATGGTCGGACCATCGACCACCCCTCCAAGAATAACCAATTTCACTTTCATCTCTTGCATGTTAACAACAAGTTTAGGTTATGTAATTTCCATTGAATATTTCTTCGACTTCTTTGTGGATTTCATTGATTTTCCAGATGTATTTGTCCCTTGTCTGGTTCCAACCATGTTTGCTGAAGTTTTGTTAAAATGTGATTGAGAGTTGTTAGGGTTAGAGAAGAAATTGATATAGTCTCAAAGAAGTTAAAGCACTTTCTAACACACTTGATGCACATAATGTAAATCttaatagtattttaaataaCTATTATTTTTAGAATACCAAAAGTTGAAGCAGCTGGAGGCGCACATGCCTGGGTAATAATGGCCATAAGAGAGAAAGTAGACACACAATCATCCCCATGTCATCTCAATGTTAATTGCTATAGATCCTCTATAATGCATAGATTCAGGAAAATTCTTAGTTTTTCAAATTGATAAGCATCCAAATCCTTAGTAAAAATATTCGGCAATTGATTTTCAACTGCAACATGATCAAGCATGATAACCTTGTCTTCAACCAACTCTTTAATGAAATGATGACGTATGTCTATTTGCTTAGTGCCGATGTGTTGAGcatgatttttggaaatatttatggcactcatgttgtcacagtataatgtcataACATCTTGTTTGACACTCTTTCAGCATTTGTTTAATCCATAGTAATTGAGTGCAATTGTTGCATGTAGCAATATACTCCGCTTTAGCAGTACACAAGGACATGCAATTTTTCTTCTTGTTGAACCATGAAATAAGATCGTTTCCTAGAAAGAACTGTCCACCAAAGGTTCTCTTTCTATCTTCAGCATTCCCAGCCCAACCAGCATCACAATACCCAACAAGAATATTATTGGTGTTGTGAGAATACAAAATTCCATAGTCATTTGTTCCATTTATATATTTAATGATTATTGTAACCTGAGTTAGATGACTAAATTTTGGCTTTGATTTATAATGAGAACAGACTCCCACTGAGAAGGTGGTGTCAGGGTGAATGGTTATAAGGTAAAGAAGGCTACCAATCATGCTTAtatagagactttgatccacatCAGTTCCTTAATCATCTTTTGTTAACTTGATGTGAGTTGCAACAGGTGTACACTTGTGTCTAGCACTTTTGAGCCCAAATTTATTTACAATGTTCTTGACATATTTTCTCTGAGATGCAAATATTCCTTCCTTAATTTTTTTTACTTGGAACCCAAGGAAGTAAGTGAATTCACCTACTAAGCTCCTTTCAAATTCATACTACATTTATTGAACAAAGTGTTCCATCATCTTATTTGAAATTCCTCCAAATAAGATATCATCCATATAGATCTGAGCAATCATCAATTTTCCTCCTTCTTTCTTGACAAACTGAGTTTTATCAATACCACCTCTATTGTAACCATTAACGATGAGGAATTCAATGATAATTTCATGCCAAGCTCTTGAATCGTGTTTTAACATATATAAATCTTTTTTCAATTTGTAAATAGAATTTTGAACACTATGATCAATGAATCCTTTGTccaacataaacttcttcataTACGAACCCATTTAGAAAATCACTTTTGACATCTATTTAACACAGCTTGAATTTTAGAAGGCAATATATTCCTAGAAGAAGTCTAATGAATTCAATATGGGCAATTTTATCAAAGGTCTCATCAAAGTCAATACCCTATATTGAGTGTATCCTTAAGCTACCAGGCGAGATTTGTTCCTAGTTATATTCCCATTTTCATCTGACTTGTTCTTGTAGATCCATTTGGTTGCTACGATGTTGGCTGAGTCAGACTTAGAAACCAGTTCCCACACTTTGTTTCTTTCGAACTAAACAAGTCCCTCTTGCATGGGATTTATCTAATAATCGTCAGTCAATTCCTCTTTTACATTTTTAGGCTTAACTTTGTAAATGAAACACATGTTGGCAATCACATCTTTGGATATGGTGATAATTCTGTCATTGAGATTTCCTATCACACTTTC from Lathyrus oleraceus cultivar Zhongwan6 chromosome 1, CAAS_Psat_ZW6_1.0, whole genome shotgun sequence includes:
- the LOC127092163 gene encoding secreted RxLR effector protein 161-like; amino-acid sequence: MIGSLLYLITIHPDTTFSVGVCSHYKSKPKFSHLTQVTIIIKYINGTNDYGILYSHNTNNILVGYCDAGWAGNAEDRKRTFGGQFFLGNDLISWFNKKKNCMSLCTAKAEYIATCNNCTQLLWIKQMLKECQTRCYDIIL